The following coding sequences are from one Gossypium hirsutum isolate 1008001.06 chromosome A12, Gossypium_hirsutum_v2.1, whole genome shotgun sequence window:
- the LOC107934799 gene encoding transcription factor bHLH30 → MCGKKDEDQGECPQTIHNIQGYQEQLYMQQQHQQMQQQQHNIDLFGGTRGGLIFPEVSPILPWSLPPIHNFNPALFTGNPVRDDDPFLVPPPPTSYGGLFNRRAPSLQFAYDGTSADHLRILSDTLGPVVQPGSAPFGLQAELGKMTAQEIMDAKALAASKSHSEAERRRRERINNHLAKLRSLLPSTTKTDKASLLAEVIQHVKELKRQTSLIAETSPVPTEIDELTVDTSEEDGKFVIKASLCCEDRSDLLPDLIKTLKALRLKTLKAEITTLGGRVKNVLFITGEEDSSSSAEQQQQQLQYCISSIQEALKAVMEKTSVDESSSGNVKRQRTNIGILEHRSL, encoded by the exons ATGTGTGGAAAGAAAGACGAAGATCAGGGAGAGTGTCCTCAAACTATCCATAACATACAAGGTTACCAGGAACAGTTATATATGCAACAACAACATCAACAGATGCAGCAGCAACAGCACAATATTGATTTATTTGGAGGAACTAGGGGAGGGCTGATATTTCCTGAAGTATCTCCCATCCTACCATGGTCTCTCCCCCCGATTCACAATTTCAATCCAGCCCTATTCACTGGAAACCCAGTTCGAGACGATGACCCTTTTTTGGTCCCTCCTCCGCCAACCTCGTATGGGGGTTTATTCAACAGAAGAGCTCCTTCCCTACAGTTTGCATATGATGGCACCTCAGCTGATCATCTAAGGATCTTATCTGACACACTAGGACCGGTGGTTCAACCCGGCTCAGCTCCTTTCGGGCTCCAAGCTGAGCTGGGGAAGATGACCGCTCAAGAAATCATGGATGCTAAGGCTCTCGCGGCTTCTAAAAGTCACAGTGAAGCtgaaaggagaagaagagaacGGATCAACAACCATCTGGCCAAGCTACGCAGCTTACTCCCAAGCACCACCAAA ACGGACAAGGCTTCACTGCTTGCTGAAGTAATCCAACATGTTAAGGAGCTGAAACGACAGACCTCTTTGATAGCAGAAACCAGTCCTGTGCCCACCGAAATTGATGAGCTAACCGTGGATACGTCGGAAGAAGATGGTAAGTTTGTGATCAAAGCTTCACTTTGCTGTGAAGATAGGTCCGACCTTTTGCCTGACCTAATCAAAACATTGAAAGCTTTACGCTTGAAGACACTAAAAGCTGAGATTACAACGCTTGGTGGGCGTGTAAAGAATGTTCTGTTTATAACCGGAGAGGAAGACTCCAGTAGTAGCGCTGAGCAGCAGCAACAACAGCTGCAGTATTGTATTAGTTCAATACAAGAAGCATTGAAAGCGGTGATGGAGAAGACTTCCGTGGACGAGTCTTCTTCAGGGAATGTGAAGAGACAAAGAACCAACATCGGTATTCTTGAACATAGGTCTCTTTAG